The genomic interval CAAACACATATTTATTTGTGGATTAACTGGTAGTGGAAAATCAAACACGGCAAGGCAATTAATTAAAAATATTGACGTGCCCTTTTTACTTCTTGAATCCGCGAAAAGAGATTACCGACAACTCCTAAGAAATAGAAAATTTAAAAATATCCTCAGAATATATACCATCGGAGATACGACAGTTTCTCCTATTCAATTTAATCCATTTTATATAATCCCTGGTGTCTCTCCAACTACCCATATTGACTACTTGAAAGCCATTTTTAATGCAAGCTTTTCAATGTATGGTCCTATGCCTCATATTGTAGAAAAATGTTTACACACTATTTATCAAAAGAAGGGATGGAATTTAACGAAAGGCACTCATCCCTTTCTATTTAAAGAAGGAGAGCCTTTAAGAAACAAAGAAAACGTTTCATTATATAAACATGATGAGGCAAAATTTTGTTTTCCCACGTTAAATGACCTGAAAGAAGAAGTTGAGCTTTATGTGAGCGAATCAAAGTACAGAGGGGAGTTGAAAGATAATATACAAGCTGCCATTATTACGCGATTGGAGAGCCTTTGTGTAGGCGCTAAGGGTGTCATGTTTAATACATTAATGCCTCCGAATATTCAAAACCTGCTTGCGTACCCCGCAATTTTTGAGTTAGAACCATTGTCCGATGACGATGATAAGGCATTTTTAGTTGGGCTAATGCTGGTATTTATCACTGAATACAGACAATTAACAAATCCTGCCACAAGTCCAATTGTTAAAAAAAGAGGGCTGGAACATCTGTTGATTATAGAGGAGGCGCATAGATTATTAAAGAATGTAAACACTGAACGCCAAATGGAAATGGTTGGCAACCCAAAAGGCAAAGCTGTTGAAACATTTTGCAATGTCATAGCGGAAATGCGCGCTCTGGGCCAGGGAGTTATTGTTGTAGAACAAATACCTACAAAAATAGCGCCTGATGTTATAAAAAACACTAACACTAAAATAGTCCACCGGTTGGTTTCAAAAGACGATCAAACATTACTGGCAGGTTCATTGAACCAATCGGATGAAGATGCACTTTATTTAGGTTCATTAAAGACAGGACATGCCTTATGTCACAAAGAAGGAATGGACAAACCCATTGAGGTAGAAATTAATTATTCAGATGATTCATGGCAAGTAAGTAATGAAAATGTGAAAAGTTTAGCACAGAATAAACAGTTATTACCGCAAGATATTTATCTGGAATTAAATGACTTTAAGTCTTGCGTTGGTAAGGCGGGTAAAGAAATTGTTTTTAAATTTTTAAATTCTCTTCTTACTTTAAACGATGATGAATTTAATCATCTTCTTGCGAAAGTTCAAGGTGAATTAAAAAAGCTTTGTGTGGAGAACAACTATATCAACTATTTTGGTACAGATACAATACAACATTTTATCGTCCATCAAATCACTGAAATATTTTCACGTGGAGTTTACTGTATTGGATGGAAGTTTCCAACGGGGCTGATAAGTATTGCAAAAGAATTAATTAAAGAGGAAAAACATGACTCGTTAGAAAGGCTAAAAGAGTTAATAGCCAATTATTGGAATGTAAAAAATACGAAAGAAGGTATTTGTGAAATTATTACAAAATTGGTACGCAAATATCATATTGACAAAAAACTAAATCATTTTGATAGTTTCGTCTTGGAGAGGATTATAAAAGACTATTTTCTTATAGTAGATAATTCAATATGTAATGCGATTCTATATCATGTAATGCAATAATAAAATCGGAGGACCAATTAATGATGGAACCTATTTCAGCAAGTGCTATGGCACATGCTGCCAAAGAAATGGCGGTTAGAGAAATTCCAAAGGAGGCTACAGAAACAGGTTTAAAAGAGTCTGTACTCAGCGAGCAATTGGATATTATTAAAAACAATTCTCTGGAGTCTTTAGAGGCACAAGATGAGGCATTTTCTCAAAGACTCAAAGAATACAAAACGCAAGTTGAGATTAATTACGAAATGGGAGATTTCAGAGAGAAAAATGTTTTTAGTGAATTAAAAGAAAATTATCCTGAAAAAGATGGTTACAAAATTTTCCCAGAACGCTATCTATGCGATAAAGAAGGTAAAATCGTCAGGGATACGGTTTCAAGAGAAGCAAGGAGAATTGATTTCTTGATAGGAACAGATAGAGAAATCATGAAGTCTATCGAAGTTACATCTGAAAAAGCTCCAAAGGAAATGCAATTAGCAAAAGAAGAACGAATTCGTGAACAAGGAGGGAATTATATAAGATTGCCTGAAACAGGTGAACTAATAATATTTCCATCAAATATAAAAACCGAAATTTGGCGGAGGGCTTAAAATGAAAAAAATAAAAGTTTATGACAAAGTAAAATGGCATTATCCAGAGGGCAAAAATTGTACTGATCTGGACTCTGCAAAAACTCATTTTAAAATCATTATGGAATGGTTAAACAAAAATAACCTTTTAACACCATACGGTAGAGAGATATATGAAATCGGAATAGATAGTGATTTTTCTTTGACGTCAGAAATGGTAAATGAACAAGGCAATTTGATTTTGCAAAAATGCTATAAGATCTGGCTCAAGATGATTGATTATAAGAAACGTCCTGATGTAGCAGTTTTTGAGGGATGCCTTAGAGATGTAATGGAAGATAAGAATATGGAGCTAGATATATTAATTCGAATAGTAATCAAAAAAAAAGAATTTGAAAAAAGAATTGGCAAGAAACCTACAAGGTTGTATCTCACCTCAAGTGATGAACAGGACATAACAGCGTTGCCTGCAACAAAAATTGGAGAATTAGCCGGTTTTTTTGCTCAATATGGGGCAAAAGAAGCAATTAAGAGAACTGGAAATAAATTTAAAGAAATGGAAGTTATTTGGGATTCTCCGGAGTTTAAAGTTGAATAATATATCAATGACGTTATATAGCGCATATATTAATAAAATCAAAGGAGTCTAAAATGACAAAATTTGAAGAACTGTGTAATTCATATCGCCTATCAAGAAAAAAATATTTCGATTATAAAAACGAGTGTGTTAATTTTGCTGAAAAATTAGTCAATGGGATGATTGATCATTTTGAATGTCCTAAAGAACAAATAAAGTACTTTTCTCCCAAAGACCAAGTTATACCTGATAATGATTCTTTTCAATCGCTAAGAGGTGTAATGACTTTAGAGGACGATACCTTCTGGCATTTTCGGATTGGGCTCACCTTATATGAATCGCATGAGATAATAACACCACGCGAAATAGTAACAATTCACATCCTTCTTAAGAAAATTAATGAACGTTTTATTGTCAAAATTAATACTTTTGAGGAAAAATTTGAGATTAATGGGAATAGTCCAGAGGATTTTGAAAAATTTTATGAATTTATATTCAACAAAATTAAAGAAGATTATGAAAAAGACTTTGAAATTTTCTCTGAAGGAGAAAAAGATACTGTAAGAAAAATTGGTTTTAAATGATAATATGAGGAAAGACTTAGGGGAGACTTGGGGTCGCATCTTAAATATTAAGCCAGGTTGGATTGAGGCACAACTCGAAGAGAAAGCAAGAATCACAGGAAATTTAAAACCCGGTATTCTTGTATTTTCTGTCTTCCTCAGATTAGGAGAATAAAATCAATGCCCACAATCTTATACATAAATGGTTGGAGGATTTACTTTTTTGCAAACGAAAGCAATGAGTCTATTCATGTGCATTGCCAGAAATCAGAGAAAAGATGCAAATACTGGCTTGATAAAGAGCTTTTTGAAATCGAAGAGGCGCATAGTTATAATATGAATAATAAAGACAAACGAATCGTGCGTAAAATTATTTTTGAACATTTCGACTACATCGTTGAGCAATGGGAGAAATTTGAAGAAAGGAAATGGTAATGGAAAAAGCTCATATAGTGGAAAACCTTGAAATCACCGCAGATGAAATTCGTATGAAGATAGACGGAAAACAACATTCGTTTAAGATAGCCGAGATATCGCAACGGCTGAAAAAAGCAACACAGAAAGAGCGAGAATACTTCGAGATATGCCCTACCGGGTACGGCATACATTGGCCGCTTATTGACGAAGATCTGTCAATTGACGGACTCCTTGGCATAAAGCACATACCGAAAAGGCTGAAAACAAAAGAAACTACGGTAAAATAACAGGGTATTCCGTCAGGCAGACAGGATTTCGGACGGCGGAATTCTGATTGCAGATGGTTTTAATTCTGAAGGTGTATAAAGAAAAAGAATGCGCAAAGCAAGACAGGATGATATGCAGGGAAAAGGAAAAGACTGGAAATTCCTCTGGGAAGAACTATGCATAAAATAACGTTTTTACCCGATGCCGAGGATACTTTTAAAAAATAAGATAAACCTGCAACACAGGACTGGGGGGCAAAACTGAGGGGAATTAGGGTACACATCCCATATTTTTTAGGGATGTGTACCTATAATTTACTTTTATAAGAATCTTTTGGTAAAAGGAGTCTCAAATGATAGATGTAAAACAAGCCAGCAAATTAGCTATAGAATATTTCACGACTTTATTTGAAAATAAGTATAGTAATTTAACCCTTGAAGAGGTAGAGGTCTCGGGAGATGGTAAATATTGGTATATAACACTTGGTTACGATATAGACAAACCTTTTTCTGTCACACTTCCTCTTAGAAAGACAGGGAGAGAATATAAGCGTTTCAAGATAGATGTTGAATCAGGCAAAGTCTTATCAATGCAAATTAGAAAACCTGACCAAATTCAGAACTTCTGATCCGTGGAATTCTGTTTGATGCCAAATTGCAAGAAGTGCAGTCGCTCACACGTATCCATGTTGCTTATTTTCCTGTATGTATGCACCACACAAGCAGATTCGGCGGACAATACTCCTTTTTTATGAAAATAGGGATCACATCATTTTCCAATCAGCAAGGAAACGACTTCTTTCTGTCTATCACATATCTAACTATAATTGTTAGACTTGGATGTTTTTTACTGAAAAATACATTTCAGGAGTTTTGAATTTATGGATTATATAAAAATTTTTAATAAATATCGTAATAAAGGCGTGCTGATAGATTCAAATCTCCTTATATTATTTTTTGTCGGCACATATAATCAATCGACCATTCAATGTTTTAAAAGAACGCAAAAATATAACATCGAAGATTTTGAACTATTAGAGTCCTTTATTAAGTATTTTAAAAAGGTAGTTACTACCCCTAACATTTTGACGGAGGTAAGCAATTTGTGTGGAAAGCTACCAGAGATATTTAAGTTAGAATTTGCTAAACATATTGAACTGTTAGATGAATATTATACTCCCAGTCGCCATATCAGTAAATTAGAACATTTTAAAAAGTACGGTCTTACGGATTCTGGTATTATAAATTTAGTGAAAGGGGAATACCTTGTTTTGTCAGATGATTGGCCACTTGTTAGTTTTATGCAGGTAAAAAATATTGATACAATAAATTTCAATCATTTAAGGTATGTCAATTGGAGTTAAAGGAGAAGATGACCTGAGGGGTCAAATCTCTATTATTGGCGTACCCAGCAAGGTTGGGCTTGAGGCACAAAACCCAACGGTTAAATGTCGCGAACGGCAGTGAAACTGGGACTTTCTTTTTGATGTAACGAGTTTCGCAGGTTGGCCTGAATAATTTGAATCGTTGGGTTTCGCTTCGCTCAACTCAACTCAACACGACTTATTTAACAAAAAATGTATATCGGATATACGTATTAAGAAAATTGCTTGTGGTAAAATGATAAAAAGATGAATCTGGGGTAGACATGACCAGTATCAAAGAGATAAAATTTATCGTAATGTTAACGTCGGAAGACAGATATCGTCATTGTCATATTAGATTCAAAAGACAAGTTATCCGTTTTGCTGTACAATACGAAACCAAATTTTAAGGCAAGTGGCTGCCTGTGGTGAGATATGATACAGAACACGGTTTCGCCCATCGCGATTTATTAGACAAAGAAGGTATAGTAAAAAGCATTTATTTTTATAAAAATCTGTTTTTTTCTTGCATTTGAATTGTTTCTAGAGTATTAAATTCTGCATGAATCCATTTCTCAGTGAAAAAACCCGAATAGAATTTAAAAAAGCACATAAGAAAGAGCCTCATAGACGTCATGCCGACCGAATCAAAGCTATACTTCTTCTTGATTCAGGATGGAGTTATGAAGAAGTAGCAGAAGCGCTCTTGTTAGACGATCAAACAATCAGGAATTACGAAAAACTATACAAAGATAAAGGTTTCGACGGGCTTTTATCTGACAATTATGTTGGCTGTATGCCAAAACTCACTTGCGAACAAGAAGAACAATTAAAAGATCATATCAGGAAAAACAACTATAGCGCGGCAAAAGAAATTGTTGAATATGTAAAACAGACATTCAATAAAATCTATACACCCGAAGGAATGGTACATACCCTCGATAGATTAGGCTTTACTTACAAGAAAACTACAATAGTTCCAGGCAAAGCAAACCCTGAAAAACAAAAAGAATTTATCGAAAACTACAAACAACTCAAAGAAGAGAAAGCCCCTGGAGATAAGATACTTTTTATGGATGGAGTTCATCCACAGCACAATTCTACGTCTGCATATTGCTGGATAGAGAAAGGCAAAAAGAAGGAAATACCCTCTAATACCGGCAGGAAAAGAATAAATTTAAACGGGGCTATTGACATAGAAACCTTTGAAGTAACAATCCGGGAAGATGAAAGCATCAATGCTCAATCAACAATAAAGCTTTTCCATGAAATAGAGTCAAGGTATGCTCAAGCCGGTACTATTTACATAATCTCTGATAATGCTAAATATTACAGGTCTAAGTTGGTCAAAGAATACCTTGCAAATTCGAGAATAAAGATCAAATTTCTCCCTTCCTATTCACCCAATTTAAATCTCATTGAAAGATTATGGAAATTCTTTCGCAAAAAAATATTGTATAACAAGTATTATGATACTTATGAGAAGTTTAAAAACAAATGTTTAAGTTTTTTCAAAAATATTAACGAGTATACAGATGAATTGTCTACTCTTTTAACTGAAAATTTTCAAATTATTGGCGAGCAAATTTCGAAAATCTGATTTGTTTGACTATAATAAGCAAAAAACACCTATATTTGTCAAAGATTATAATGAGGCATTGACTTTTGCTGAGTACGATATTAAATCGAATTGGAAACTGTATAAACAAACCTTCTTAGGAGGTACAGAGTATGAAGGGAAAAAGTAAGGATTTTTTTATGAGGAACTCTGGATTAAGCACAGAGTTTAGTAAATATATTTTAGACCATCCTGAGATGGATGAACTTTTAACAGAAGAAAAAGTAATTATATTTCTGCCAGAATTCGACCCTGAGCTTAAAAAATTTAATCTCACTATGGCAAAAGAGATCGAGGCCGGAGGAGGAAAAGTTACCTATGTGAAAGTAAAGCAGTTATCTCCAAAGGTTCAATCGAGATTAGTTGGAGTAGAAATAGGAGGAGACTTGGGGTCGCATCTTAAATATTAAACCAGGTTGGATGATGTACGACTCGAAGAGAAAGCAAAGCGAAACCCAACCCAACCCAACTCTTAACGTTTGTAAAATATCGCAAATGGTTGTCGCTGGATTTCACCTTGTCCTACTCCACCTTTTGTTCGCAGGTGAGTTTTGGTACACAGCCAACATAATTGTCAGATAAAAGCCCGTCAGAACCTTTATCTTTGTATAGTTTTTCGTAATTCCTGATTGTTTGATCGTCTAACAAGAGCGCCTCTGCTACTTCTTCATAACTCCATCCTGAATCAAGAAGAAGAATTCTTGACATGCACACAGCTTAATCATTTAAAAAACGAGGTATTGGATTGCATTAGTCTTTTACGACAAAGAGCAGAAAAACGCATTGAGCGAATAATTGCCAATTTGCGGAGCGGGAAAATGTTATTTTAATCATCAAATTTAAGGAGTGTAAAACATGAAAGCTTATGAATATTATGCAGAGGTTTTGCCTGATGGGCATTTGTCTATTCCAAAAGGTCTTAA from Candidatus Kuenenia stuttgartiensis carries:
- a CDS encoding ATP-binding protein yields the protein MTEETIVKNKETVKEIESLFENILPWSPLSIDSTINNKLEETPFLGGIYFFPIYEITIANNREDIPELIRKRFLNILAASYKSQNSVITVFKGEKDKLQVYIGFQLNTHSGINTTKPEVFQSIVEGVIPGSKTKLDRTINLPDMISDKKYGGIISGIPTIKIEDEKQHFNISSVIRSLYGEEFVLAIISKPILPDELSQQFLNVLKARDVCHQFAVQTKGSEGGGSRGEQKSETITESKTLAEGLIAKIVESVKVLRNKDSTHNEEGFWAGLIYSYSKQKSGCEQTGKSFEEHWGQTLNKEIQDGMAKELEQISDNYLKRLKKGMNVGFWETSITFATATTEGRDKLAGSFLGELGKPTDENFPAQSIFASIDKNKILLIPKVDNISQIFPKSLCSYITSEELAQIASPPIESLPGYEIRRIPNLSMTDTQLDTAQQHIEIGKICDFGKPIPASSFNITQKDFSKHIFICGLTGSGKSNTARQLIKNIDVPFLLLESAKRDYRQLLRNRKFKNILRIYTIGDTTVSPIQFNPFYIIPGVSPTTHIDYLKAIFNASFSMYGPMPHIVEKCLHTIYQKKGWNLTKGTHPFLFKEGEPLRNKENVSLYKHDEAKFCFPTLNDLKEEVELYVSESKYRGELKDNIQAAIITRLESLCVGAKGVMFNTLMPPNIQNLLAYPAIFELEPLSDDDDKAFLVGLMLVFITEYRQLTNPATSPIVKKRGLEHLLIIEEAHRLLKNVNTERQMEMVGNPKGKAVETFCNVIAEMRALGQGVIVVEQIPTKIAPDVIKNTNTKIVHRLVSKDDQTLLAGSLNQSDEDALYLGSLKTGHALCHKEGMDKPIEVEINYSDDSWQVSNENVKSLAQNKQLLPQDIYLELNDFKSCVGKAGKEIVFKFLNSLLTLNDDEFNHLLAKVQGELKKLCVENNYINYFGTDTIQHFIVHQITEIFSRGVYCIGWKFPTGLISIAKELIKEEKHDSLERLKELIANYWNVKNTKEGICEIITKLVRKYHIDKKLNHFDSFVLERIIKDYFLIVDNSICNAILYHVMQ
- a CDS encoding DUF4160 domain-containing protein; protein product: MPTILYINGWRIYFFANESNESIHVHCQKSEKRCKYWLDKELFEIEEAHSYNMNNKDKRIVRKIIFEHFDYIVEQWEKFEERKW
- a CDS encoding DUF2442 domain-containing protein is translated as MEKAHIVENLEITADEIRMKIDGKQHSFKIAEISQRLKKATQKEREYFEICPTGYGIHWPLIDEDLSIDGLLGIKHIPKRLKTKETTVK
- a CDS encoding PIN domain-containing protein encodes the protein MDYIKIFNKYRNKGVLIDSNLLILFFVGTYNQSTIQCFKRTQKYNIEDFELLESFIKYFKKVVTTPNILTEVSNLCGKLPEIFKLEFAKHIELLDEYYTPSRHISKLEHFKKYGLTDSGIINLVKGEYLVLSDDWPLVSFMQVKNIDTINFNHLRYVNWS
- a CDS encoding DUF7718 family protein — its product is MPVVRYDTEHGFAHRDLLDKEGIVKSIYFYKNLFFSCI
- a CDS encoding IS630 family transposase, encoding MNPFLSEKTRIEFKKAHKKEPHRRHADRIKAILLLDSGWSYEEVAEALLLDDQTIRNYEKLYKDKGFDGLLSDNYVGCMPKLTCEQEEQLKDHIRKNNYSAAKEIVEYVKQTFNKIYTPEGMVHTLDRLGFTYKKTTIVPGKANPEKQKEFIENYKQLKEEKAPGDKILFMDGVHPQHNSTSAYCWIEKGKKKEIPSNTGRKRINLNGAIDIETFEVTIREDESINAQSTIKLFHEIESRYAQAGTIYIISDNAKYYRSKLVKEYLANSRIKIKFLPSYSPNLNLIERLWKFFRKKILYNKYYDTYEKFKNKCLSFFKNINEYTDELSTLLTENFQIIGEQISKI
- a CDS encoding DUF7718 family protein, which codes for MFDYNKQKTPIFVKDYNEALTFAEYDIKSNWKLYKQTFLGGTEYEGKK
- a CDS encoding DUF5647 family protein, encoding MKGKSKDFFMRNSGLSTEFSKYILDHPEMDELLTEEKVIIFLPEFDPELKKFNLTMAKEIEAGGGKVTYVKVKQLSPKVQSRLVGVEIGGDLGSHLKY
- a CDS encoding helix-turn-helix domain-containing protein codes for the protein MSRILLLDSGWSYEEVAEALLLDDQTIRNYEKLYKDKGSDGLLSDNYVGCVPKLTCEQKVE